The DNA region TAGATTGTCCGATTGAAGTCGGATTGAAGTCCGATTGGAGTCCGATTTGCCAGCCCTCAGTCCAATTTGTGGTTTCTTACAGCCCTAGCTGAAGATCATCTGTTGCCTCCATTGCAATCCAGACGAGTTCATCTGCAGTCTCTTCAGCCGAATCAGCGCTCTCGAGGTTAGTTGATTTTCACTTGATTTGGTGACGAATGGTATGTTGAACTAGTTGGTGTTGCTCGAAGTTATGGTCTCCTATTGTATTGTTGTATGTTGCTTGTACTGTCTGTCTGCTTGAAGTTGATAGCTTACCGTAGTTTTGATAATTTTGATTGCAGTAACATTTCGATGGGAGAGGGAGGTGATGATGAGAAGAGGGAATGAGCATAGGAGTTGAGGGTGCAGAAGAAAGTTGAACAAGCTATCACCTTCAAGATGAGTTTGCATTCCCATCGTACGCACTCCCATTGCTGCAAATGCCGCGGTGAGTATAATAATTTCCCCACAAATCCTGATCAAGCCTTAGCAACCTCCAAGTACAGTTCTTCTTCTCTAAACAGAGGTGATTCGACCATGGATAGAGATGGAATCATCCTATGTTATTGCAGAATGCCAGCATCGAGAATGATATCAAACACAACAGCAAATCCAGGGTGTTCATTTTACAGGTGCCCTTTTATGGAATGATGATACAAGGAAATACAAGTATTTTCAGTGGGAAGATGAGTTGCATATCAGTAGAAGCTTGTCTCAAGAACAGAAGATAATAAGTAAGTTAAGGAAGAATTTACAGAGGAGAGAGATGCAGCTAAAGAGATAGAGGCATTTGTCTTTAGTTTTAGCTATAACAGTGATTGTATTAGGGTGCTTGGTTATGATGAAATGAAGTGTGATTAGCTTCAAGTCCATTAAGTCTTTTGATTGTGAAGTGATGAAATGAAGTGTGACACTTTGGTTTGTGCTCCTTTAGTTCTTTAGGTCTTTTGATGTAATGGAGAGTGGTTGTGAACTATTGGTTGTATTAGCTTATCTGACTataatgaaaatgattttgctATTCTGGAGGTTATTGTTTGTTGCCCTTGTTTTGTATTATGCTTTAGGTTTATGGTTTTTGACTGGAAAGGGAGATAATATGACAAAGTGGCTATTGTTGCTATATGAAATGGTTTTGCTATCCAAGTACTAAGAAATCATTTCTTCTGCGTCGGAGATAAGAAGGACGATGCCAAGGGGGCCACATCGGGGTTCAATGGGGGAAGGAGATAGGAAGGATCTCAGGTTGACCTAATTTTAATTGCAGATGGCGGGAGGGAGGGGATAAGTAGCAACGATGTTGTTTGGTTAGGGAAGGGGAGAGGCAGCAAGACGGCGTCGTTTCGcccgagttttttttttttttataacttgAGGTAGCAAGACGACGTCGTACGTGCTGATGTGCACTGCCAATCGGCGCCGTTTGGCTACTAGATGCCACATAAGCATCCATGTCATTTTCCCGTAACGGCACTAACAGAATTTTGACGGAAGTACCAAAATGTTATGAATTATGGTCTTTCAatgatcatttttttaaaaatatctttcaagtagtaatttattaattttgaaatatttcaatgaccattttgatagttttttaCCATCTCTATatcaatatttaattatacattTAAAAATTGTCACACGCGGGCCTTGGCCCATCTGTTTAGTTGTGGCCCCGAACTTCAGCCAATTTATCAAGCTCGCCTTCCTGCCGTGGAGATAGCAAATTGGCGCGTGGAAATAGTAATTCACAGGCGTAACGACAGAGGTGGTTCACTGCTCCCGTCCCGTGCAGGCCAACCGCTGAATTGAAAGAAGCCGACAAACACTCtctatctcttcttcttcctcctcgaCTTCTCCGATGCCACCACAGAAGGAGCTCCTGCTCTCACCCATAACGGTAACTATCGCATATACGCTTTCCCATGAATCAGTAGCGAGCGCAACTGCCGTTCTTTGTGCCCTGCTCCCAACTGTTTCTGTCCAACTGACGAATCCTGTTGGGTGGGAATCCATTCTGTAGTTGGGCGGGAATTGTAGCTCAATGGGTCCTCTAGCACTCGCATGCGATTCAAACGGCTCGTCGGGAGTCCCTTTAGGTGACTGTACATCCCCTAATTGTCTTGAACTGATCTTGCCTTGAAAACGCATCATTTTTGGATTGGTCATGGCATCTTCTTGGAATGGCATGTTGTGGGAATTATAGTTGTAGGTTCAGTAGAAGACAGTGGGTaagaaattttctttcttggtGATATTTTAATCTGGGAAGGAGCTGTCTCTCTCTACATATTCTACCAGATGTAGGTGCTGCGACTTCTTTCAAATGGCAAGTCCGTTTTGGGTTTAGTCATGTCCCAGAAGATATGCTGGGTATTTGGCCCAGTTATTGTCCGGTGACTTAAGAATTGGAATTCCATAATCATTGTCAAGTCTTGCACGATTCAAATATGTAGATTTTTCTGGCATGAAGTCTactaatttttccttttccgcACGTTAGATTTCTAGTTGCTATATATCGTTTGAGCAGGCAATGCTGTTCTGTTCTGCAGGTACCTGTAAGGGGAAGACTCAGTCCTTGCAGCTGAAGACGCAGGAGTTCTTCGCGTCAGTCAACATGGGAGAACAAAACCCATTCGATTTCTTCCGTACTCTAGTTGGTGAGTTCGAAGTTTAGCCATcagtttaaatatatattcagaAGAATTGTTAGATGGTTTACGTCAGTGGACTGGACCAATCACAGTTCATGGAGCATATGATACTTGTTACTGATATTTAATGTTTGTTATGGTAGTTTTATCTTGCAGTTCTGCTATCAAAAACAATATATTTACATGCCTGTCAAAATTTGCAGATGGTGTTATAGCAGGAGGTACTGCTGGTGTTGTTGTTGAAACTGCTTTATATCCCATTGACACCATAAAGACACGGCTTCAGGCAGGTTAACTATGAAAAATTCGTTTATTACATAATTAGACATAAGTCCTGCATTATGATGCTTTGGTCTTCTTGTCAAGATACTAGGTATGAAGACTGTAGGGGAAGAAAGAATAGACTGTCTTGGATTTTTTTCAGTCGTCCTATTTGTTATGGATGTGGGCTCctaacccttttttttttgtctgtaactaaaaaaaaaaaagaaaaaagaaaaggtatcTTATAACTCTGTTGTAACACATAACATCATAACGAATCAGCGAAAAAATGCATAATGATAAATGCTTAGTTGGGCGGGTCGGATTGGAAGTAACGTATTCCTATTTAGTTCGCTTGGACTGTGAAACAAATTCAGGATAAAGGTAAGAAAAGTTTAATTTAGTTTATATGCCTATAAAATTGAATGTGGATATGCATTGGCAAGGTCCCTGCTTTCTTGGCCAAGAGACCCGTAAAATGAGAATGTACTTCTGCATACGATATTCCAAAAATGTGGGAACATCACAAAGTCCATCCAACATGGACAGTGCTTTCTTTCCGCAAAATTCAAAACAGAACACTGCTGAACGAACAGTTTAATTTTTCTTGCAGGCCGCGCGTGGTGGAGGAAAAATAGACCTGAGAGGCTTGTATTCTGGGTTGACTGGGAATCTTGCTGGTGTCTTACCGTAAGCACCATTCAGACAAAGAAGTTTCTTTGTTTAATTCCTTCAGTTAGCCCTAAATTATATATGCTGTGCCATCACATTTTCTATCTTCTTTAAGTGCCTTTTTCTCTGTAAATTCATTCATATCTTCTTTCCAGGGCTTCTGCCTTGTTTGTTGGTGTCTATGAACCAACAAAGCAGAAGTTGCTGAGGATGCTCCCTGAAAATCTGAGTGCAGTTGCTCATTTGGTAAGAGGTCCATCCGCTGTAATTCTGCACACGAAAATCCTGTAATTTTCCTATCACTTCATTTATGTCCGAGTTTATGGATATGGTGGGTTTTTTATCCATTAGAAGTTTCTTTCAGTTTTGCTCTTGATATTTGTCCCCAACCACCTTATTAACTATTTTTGATGGCTCTATTGAATTTCATGCAGACAGCTGGTGCCATAGGAGGAATCGCTGCTTCTCTTATACGTGTTCCAACAGAGGTATAAAAGTGTTATCACAcattttttgagttttgaaCTTCTAGTTATGGGTCCAAACTCTAAGTCATCACTTTGTTCAGGTTGTAAAGCAAAGGATGCAAACTGGGCAATTCAAATCAGCCCCTGATGCTGTTCGACTTATCCTCTCAAAAGAAGGTTTTAAAGGGTTTTATGCTGTACGAGACTCCCCCTTACTCCTTCTATTAAACTTTCTAGTTCAGAGTGTCATTTAACCGTATTAGctctgccttttttttttcttttcctaaaaCAGTGTAATGTATTAGCACTGGTGTTGACTGTTCACTGAGTATCTTTTCTTGGCATCATTTATCTATAGGGATATGGGTCCTTTCTATTGCGAGACTTGCCATTTGATGCTGTCCAGTTTTGCATCTATGAGCAGCTTAGAATTGGCTACAGGGTTGCGGTAAGCATTATAACTTTCGTAAGTTACAAATTACAAGTATTCATGTGCATATTATGACAGTTGTTTATGATTGTCACCGGAAAAGAAGACGGAAAAGGGAATAACAGCAAAttcatttcttccttttcccttttgcTCAGGCACAAAGAGATCTGAATGACCCCGAGAATGCTATCATCGGTGCTTTTGCAGGTATTACAATAGCTTTCTTTACACTTGTTTATCTATCTTGATGAatcattaaaatataatttggtGACAAAACAAATGGTCTAAGACTATCAGGTAAACCTATAACATTACATTCGTCTTACCTTTACTTTTTCGTCAACACATATTCCTCCCATTTGTGAGCAGCTTCTGTTCAGCAAGAGCTAGTGGTCCCCTCCCACTTATCTTACCACTGACTCAATTAATTCTCGTCTGCCCCCAGCTGAAATCAATCTAGTTATCCTTGCTTCTCTTaaccatttttttctctcactgTGATTTTGGTTTCCTATTGTTCCTTAGAGAAGCGTTGGCTCTAAATGACAAATTTTACTCCCTTTCTTACACTTTGACATTATAATGAAGATGCATGcatcttcactttcatgtGTGCATGACTTGATTAGTAGCTATCTCCTGGTTTTCAGGTGCCCTAACTGGAGCCATAACAACTCCTCTCGATGTGATCAAGACTAGGCTAATGGTCCAGGTATCAACTTATCTCCTTCCGGATATCCCTCTTCCTCATCTCTCATTCTCAGTTTCTCCACTAGCAG from Punica granatum isolate Tunisia-2019 chromosome 3, ASM765513v2, whole genome shotgun sequence includes:
- the LOC116200302 gene encoding S-adenosylmethionine carrier 1, chloroplastic/mitochondrial, whose translation is MPPQKELLLSPITLGGNCSSMGPLALACDSNGSSGVPLGTCKGKTQSLQLKTQEFFASVNMGEQNPFDFFRTLVDGVIAGGTAGVVVETALYPIDTIKTRLQAARGGGKIDLRGLYSGLTGNLAGVLPASALFVGVYEPTKQKLLRMLPENLSAVAHLTAGAIGGIAASLIRVPTEVVKQRMQTGQFKSAPDAVRLILSKEGFKGFYAGYGSFLLRDLPFDAVQFCIYEQLRIGYRVAAQRDLNDPENAIIGAFAGALTGAITTPLDVIKTRLMVQGSANQYRGVFDCVQTIVREEGPSALLKGIGPRVLWIGIGGSIFFGVLESTKRILAQRHSSLPPLPEKKKHS